In a genomic window of Candidatus Tumulicola sp.:
- a CDS encoding HD domain-containing protein, translated as MKRIFDPIHHFIELSPAEAHVLDLPAMQRLRRLRQLGLAYLAFPSAEHSRFTHVLGAMAVGSQAFDELVRHGPDFFSDAADVAYQRRLVRAALLLHDVGHGPFSHACEAVLGVRHEARTKDVLGLEEWQRALGALEVDRRDVLALIAGESTSRFAPLKELVSGPNLDADRMDYLQRDAYFTGVPSGRYDAQQLLGSLRLIRRGDSTVLGIDVRGVVALESFVLARYMMFAAVYFHHTTRWFERVLQAVLRELWPDPRALDPIEEFLRWDDFRVLNALDGDAGAAARELRERIVSFGVVAEYNAENDLGTYEACRDALIDRFGEDNVWADEQTQPLHRLPFGFGQASTVWVATAGAVVDAREVSDVIAKLSGKAYWRKLFVRRRGDAVAQARELCVRIARARRGTA; from the coding sequence ATGAAACGAATTTTCGATCCAATCCACCATTTCATCGAACTCTCGCCGGCCGAAGCGCACGTGCTCGACCTGCCCGCCATGCAACGGCTCCGGCGCTTGCGGCAGCTCGGTTTAGCGTATCTCGCGTTCCCGTCGGCCGAGCATTCGCGCTTCACGCATGTGTTGGGCGCGATGGCGGTTGGCTCGCAAGCGTTCGACGAGCTGGTACGCCATGGCCCGGATTTTTTTTCGGATGCCGCGGACGTTGCATATCAACGGCGGTTAGTGCGTGCCGCGTTATTGCTGCACGACGTCGGGCACGGACCGTTCAGCCATGCGTGTGAAGCGGTGTTGGGCGTGCGCCACGAAGCGCGGACCAAAGACGTGCTCGGCTTGGAGGAATGGCAACGTGCCCTCGGCGCGCTCGAGGTCGACCGACGCGATGTGCTGGCCCTCATCGCCGGCGAATCGACCTCGCGGTTCGCGCCGCTCAAGGAGTTGGTCAGCGGGCCGAATCTCGACGCCGACCGCATGGATTATCTGCAACGCGATGCGTACTTTACCGGCGTGCCGAGCGGCCGTTACGACGCACAACAACTGCTCGGATCGCTGCGGTTGATCCGGCGCGGCGATTCGACCGTCCTCGGCATCGACGTCCGCGGTGTTGTAGCGCTCGAGTCGTTCGTCCTCGCGCGCTACATGATGTTTGCGGCCGTCTACTTTCATCATACGACGCGTTGGTTCGAGCGCGTGCTGCAAGCGGTGCTACGCGAACTCTGGCCCGATCCACGAGCGCTCGATCCGATAGAAGAGTTTCTGCGGTGGGACGACTTCCGCGTGCTCAACGCACTCGACGGCGACGCGGGTGCGGCGGCCCGCGAGCTGCGAGAACGCATCGTTTCCTTCGGCGTCGTGGCCGAGTACAACGCCGAAAACGATTTGGGAACGTACGAAGCCTGTCGCGACGCGTTGATCGATCGCTTCGGCGAAGACAACGTTTGGGCCGACGAGCAAACGCAACCGCTGCACCGCTTGCCGTTCGGATTCGGACAGGCTTCGACCGTCTGGGTCGCAACGGCCGGTGCGGTGGTGGACGCCCGTGAAGTGTCGGACGTCATCGCGAAACTTAGCGGCAAGGCGTATTGGCGAAAGTTGTTCGTACGCCGCCGCGGCGACGCGGTAGCGCAAGCGCGCGAGCTATGCGTGCGCATCGCCCGCGCGCGCCGCGGAACGGCCTAG
- the ppdK gene encoding pyruvate, phosphate dikinase translates to MIAGAPKYVYFFDEGDGGMSALLGGKGSGLAEMTGAGLPVPSGFTITTQACLRYGELDRSFPPGLDEQIAMAVAELQRRTGKELGSVERPLLVSVRSGAAISMPGMMDTVLNLGLNDETVEALARLTDNERFAWDAYRRFVAMFGDIVLGVDRERFSDALDAEKRTLGIERDPDVDAETWKRLVGQFKAIIREVAGREFPQDAREQLRLAVAAVFDSWDSRRAIDYRRYHKIPDDLGTAVTVMEMVFGNMGDDSGTGVAFTRDPNTGEKVLFGEYLRNAQGEDVVAGIRTPERIVDLADSQPGVFAQFREIAERLESHYGDMQDLEFTVERGKLFMLQTRSAKRSAEAAVKIALDLVDEGVIDRRKAVASVDASSLDQLFHARIDASQHYEAVGKGLNASPGAATGQIVFTADDAVAWHREGKPVVLVRTETTPDDVHGMIAAEGVLTAKGGATSHAAVVARGMGKPCVAGCDALTIDREARSAKLGGHTFAQGDWITIDGSTGAVAAGRLQLVDAPTELPSWLERFLAWADELRRMQVWANADTPADARRAREMGAEGIGLCRTEHMFMERDRLPIVQRMILAGDRAGRDEALAKLLPVQRADFAGILEAMAGRTVTIRLLDPPLHEFLPSLENLLVEVTELRVQRGSDDPEFKIRDAILHRVLQLHEQNPMMGLRVCRLGIVYPEIYAMQVRAIFEAACDLLERGVDVRPDIMIPGVGTQAEMQTTRQAAQAVAASVFSERGATLAYRIGTMIELPRACIVAASLAEYAEFFSFGTNDLTQTTFGYSRDDAEASFIPVYLEQRILKDDPFQVLDRIGVGALMERAVESGRAQRPGLKIGICGEHGGEPSSIAFCERIGLDYISCSPFRVPIARLAAAQAAIGSID, encoded by the coding sequence GTGATCGCCGGCGCTCCGAAATACGTTTACTTTTTCGACGAGGGCGACGGCGGCATGTCGGCGTTGCTGGGCGGGAAGGGATCGGGCTTAGCGGAGATGACCGGCGCCGGCTTGCCGGTGCCCTCGGGCTTCACGATTACGACGCAGGCGTGTCTCCGCTACGGCGAATTGGATCGTTCGTTTCCGCCCGGGTTAGACGAGCAGATCGCGATGGCGGTGGCCGAATTGCAACGGCGCACCGGCAAGGAACTGGGTTCGGTAGAACGGCCCCTGTTGGTCTCGGTGCGCAGCGGCGCGGCAATCTCGATGCCCGGCATGATGGACACCGTACTGAATTTGGGGCTGAACGACGAGACGGTCGAAGCGCTCGCGCGGCTCACGGACAACGAACGTTTCGCGTGGGATGCATACCGGCGTTTCGTCGCGATGTTCGGCGATATCGTACTAGGCGTCGACCGCGAGCGGTTTTCCGATGCACTGGATGCGGAGAAACGGACGTTGGGCATCGAGCGCGATCCAGATGTCGATGCCGAAACGTGGAAACGTCTGGTCGGACAATTTAAAGCCATAATTCGTGAAGTGGCCGGCCGCGAGTTCCCGCAGGACGCACGCGAACAGCTGCGCTTGGCGGTCGCGGCGGTGTTCGATTCGTGGGACTCGCGTCGCGCGATCGATTATCGCCGCTATCATAAAATTCCCGACGACCTTGGAACCGCCGTCACCGTGATGGAGATGGTGTTCGGCAACATGGGCGACGATTCGGGAACCGGCGTGGCATTCACGCGCGATCCGAACACGGGTGAAAAAGTGTTGTTCGGCGAGTACCTGCGCAACGCGCAGGGCGAAGACGTGGTCGCCGGAATTCGCACGCCCGAACGCATCGTCGACTTAGCCGATTCCCAACCCGGTGTCTTCGCACAGTTCCGCGAGATCGCCGAACGGCTCGAAAGCCACTACGGCGACATGCAAGATCTCGAATTTACGGTCGAGCGCGGCAAGCTGTTCATGCTGCAGACCCGCAGCGCCAAACGCAGCGCCGAAGCGGCCGTCAAGATCGCGTTGGATTTGGTCGACGAAGGCGTGATCGATCGGCGCAAGGCGGTCGCAAGCGTCGATGCGTCATCGCTGGATCAACTCTTTCATGCTCGCATCGATGCGTCGCAGCACTACGAAGCGGTCGGGAAAGGCCTCAACGCGTCTCCTGGCGCGGCCACCGGTCAAATCGTATTCACGGCGGACGACGCCGTCGCGTGGCATCGCGAGGGCAAACCGGTCGTGCTGGTTCGCACTGAGACGACTCCGGACGACGTACACGGTATGATCGCCGCAGAGGGCGTGTTAACGGCCAAAGGCGGGGCGACGTCGCACGCGGCCGTCGTTGCGCGTGGAATGGGAAAGCCGTGCGTAGCCGGCTGCGACGCGTTGACGATCGACCGCGAAGCCCGCTCCGCAAAGCTCGGAGGCCACACGTTCGCGCAGGGCGACTGGATCACGATCGACGGGTCCACCGGCGCGGTAGCGGCTGGGCGTCTGCAGTTGGTCGACGCGCCGACCGAGTTGCCGTCGTGGCTCGAGCGCTTTTTAGCGTGGGCCGACGAGCTACGGCGTATGCAGGTGTGGGCCAACGCCGATACGCCGGCCGACGCACGGCGCGCGCGTGAGATGGGAGCCGAGGGTATCGGCTTATGCCGCACCGAGCACATGTTTATGGAGCGCGATCGCTTGCCGATCGTCCAGCGAATGATTTTGGCCGGCGATCGCGCCGGACGCGACGAAGCGTTGGCCAAGCTGCTCCCGGTGCAACGCGCCGACTTCGCCGGGATTCTCGAAGCGATGGCGGGCCGCACGGTGACGATCCGGCTGCTGGATCCGCCGCTTCACGAGTTTCTGCCGTCGTTGGAAAACTTGTTGGTCGAAGTGACCGAACTGCGCGTACAGCGCGGAAGCGACGACCCGGAGTTCAAGATTCGCGATGCCATCCTGCATCGCGTGTTGCAACTGCACGAACAAAATCCGATGATGGGCTTGCGCGTCTGCCGCTTGGGTATCGTGTATCCCGAAATCTACGCGATGCAAGTTCGTGCCATCTTCGAAGCGGCGTGTGACCTACTCGAGCGAGGTGTCGACGTTCGTCCCGACATCATGATTCCGGGCGTCGGAACGCAGGCCGAGATGCAGACGACGCGCCAGGCTGCGCAAGCCGTGGCTGCGAGCGTTTTCAGCGAACGCGGCGCGACGTTGGCCTACCGGATTGGGACGATGATCGAGTTGCCGCGCGCCTGTATCGTCGCAGCAAGTTTAGCCGAATACGCGGAGTTTTTTTCGTTCGGCACCAACGATCTCACGCAGACGACGTTCGGCTACAGCCGCGACGACGCCGAGGCGTCGTTCATCCCGGTCTACCTGGAGCAGCGCATCCTCAAAGACGACCCCTTTCAAGTATTAGACAGGATCGGCGTCGGCGCGTTGATGGAGCGCGCGGTCGAAAGCGGGCGGGCGCAGCGTCCAGGTCTCAAGATCGGCATTTGTGGAGAGCACGGCGGCGAACCGAGCAGTATCGCATTTTGCGAACGTATCGGACTCGACTATATTTCGTGCTCGCCGTTCCGAGTCCCGATCGCCAGGCTGGCCGCGGCACAAGCCGCCATCGGATCGATCGACTAG
- a CDS encoding glycine--tRNA ligase has translation METATQRRRPTMEEITALAKRRGFIFQSSEIYGGINGFWDYGPLGAVLKRNVKDAWWRDTVELRDDVVAFDSSIVMHPLVWKASGHVDAFHDVFVDCKVCKHRFRADHLGDRTSCPDCGSKDSFTEPRAFNLMMRTFVGPMEDSASTAYLRPETAQGIFVNFKNVYQAARRRPPFGIAQIGKSFRNEITPANFTFRVREFEQAELEYFVPDDGHDMEAFQSWIDRRKSWYASYGIDPDRLRFYELTEAERPHYAKAGVDVEYLFPWGWGELESIAHRGTYDLDAHMRLSGKDLQFFDEASKSHYTPSLIECSAGMDRTALTFLIDAFEREKAVDPNGKETERTVLRFHPAIAPVQIAVFSLARNKPELVERARSIESDLRRRHRTQYDEGNIGQLYRRQDEIGTPFCVTIDYETLDDGSVTVRSRDSMAQERVAGDALNALLRDRLESPA, from the coding sequence ATGGAAACGGCGACCCAGAGGCGCCGCCCGACGATGGAAGAGATCACGGCGCTCGCGAAACGGCGTGGCTTTATCTTTCAGTCGAGCGAGATCTATGGCGGCATTAACGGATTTTGGGACTACGGGCCGCTCGGCGCCGTCTTAAAACGCAACGTCAAAGACGCGTGGTGGCGCGACACGGTCGAGCTGCGCGACGACGTCGTTGCGTTCGACTCGTCAATCGTCATGCATCCGCTGGTGTGGAAGGCGTCCGGCCACGTCGACGCGTTTCACGATGTGTTCGTCGATTGCAAGGTGTGCAAGCACCGCTTTCGCGCAGATCATCTCGGCGACCGTACCTCGTGCCCGGATTGCGGAAGCAAAGACTCGTTCACCGAGCCACGCGCGTTCAACTTGATGATGCGCACGTTCGTGGGGCCGATGGAGGATAGCGCGTCGACCGCCTATCTGCGACCCGAAACGGCTCAGGGCATTTTCGTCAATTTCAAGAACGTTTATCAGGCCGCGCGGCGGCGGCCGCCGTTCGGCATCGCGCAGATCGGCAAATCGTTTCGCAACGAAATCACGCCCGCCAACTTTACCTTTCGCGTGCGCGAGTTCGAACAAGCCGAGCTCGAATATTTCGTCCCCGACGACGGCCACGACATGGAGGCGTTTCAGTCTTGGATCGACCGCCGCAAATCGTGGTATGCGAGTTATGGAATCGATCCCGATCGGTTGCGCTTCTACGAACTCACCGAAGCGGAACGACCGCACTATGCCAAGGCCGGCGTCGATGTCGAGTATTTGTTCCCATGGGGCTGGGGCGAGCTCGAGTCGATCGCGCATCGCGGAACGTACGATCTCGACGCGCACATGCGGCTGTCGGGCAAAGATCTCCAGTTCTTCGACGAGGCCTCTAAATCGCACTACACGCCGTCGTTGATCGAATGTTCTGCAGGCATGGATCGCACCGCACTCACGTTCTTGATCGACGCGTTCGAACGGGAGAAGGCAGTCGATCCGAACGGAAAAGAAACCGAACGGACCGTCTTGCGCTTTCATCCGGCGATCGCGCCGGTGCAAATCGCGGTCTTTTCGCTGGCGCGCAACAAACCCGAACTCGTCGAACGGGCACGTTCGATCGAGAGCGATCTGCGCCGCCGGCATCGTACCCAGTACGATGAAGGCAACATCGGCCAACTCTATCGGCGGCAAGACGAAATCGGAACGCCGTTTTGCGTAACGATCGATTACGAGACGCTCGATGACGGCAGCGTCACCGTGCGGTCTCGCGATTCGATGGCGCAAGAACGCGTCGCCGGCGACGCCTTGAACGCGTTGTTACGGGATCGGTTGGAGTCTCCGGCGTGA
- the rlmN gene encoding 23S rRNA (adenine(2503)-C(2))-methyltransferase RlmN, giving the protein MEDLASRADFSGIDAFATAFDLKRYRLEQLYRAGVKELVEDPSDVTTLPKALRSGLADRGVTFSSVRLVTEQRSADKQTTKVVLALRDGKEVEAVLMEHIGGRTTVCISSQAGCAFACAFCSTGQAGFSRHLTPVEIIDQVLFFARELRTRDKRVTNVVFMGMGEPFHNYDSVMDAIAILNDPNGVGLGHRHITVSTVGVVDKIDRFAEEGSQVNLAISLHAPTDELRTAIMPVNRRFPLTELMAACERYAARTKRKMFFEYVMLEGYNDSDETARALARLMRGHLYHVNLIPYNSTPDAPFAGTPDARIWEFAAILQKAGVPVTVRYNMGRDIAAACGQLRARTQPRSATSAAAS; this is encoded by the coding sequence ATGGAAGATCTCGCTTCGCGTGCCGACTTTTCCGGCATCGATGCGTTCGCCACGGCATTCGACTTAAAGCGCTATCGCCTCGAACAACTGTACCGTGCGGGGGTCAAAGAGCTCGTTGAGGATCCATCCGACGTAACGACGCTGCCGAAGGCGTTGCGGAGCGGGCTAGCCGACCGCGGGGTGACGTTCTCGTCGGTACGGTTGGTAACCGAACAACGTTCGGCCGACAAGCAGACGACGAAGGTCGTTCTAGCGTTACGCGACGGAAAAGAAGTCGAGGCCGTGCTGATGGAGCATATCGGCGGCCGGACGACGGTATGTATTTCGTCGCAAGCCGGTTGCGCGTTTGCGTGCGCGTTTTGTTCGACCGGACAAGCCGGCTTCAGCCGTCATTTGACGCCGGTAGAAATTATCGACCAGGTGCTGTTTTTCGCGCGCGAACTGCGAACGCGCGACAAGCGCGTCACCAACGTCGTATTCATGGGCATGGGCGAACCGTTCCATAACTACGACTCGGTGATGGACGCAATTGCGATCCTCAACGATCCGAACGGTGTCGGACTCGGCCACCGCCACATTACGGTGTCGACCGTCGGCGTCGTCGACAAGATCGATCGTTTCGCCGAAGAAGGCAGCCAAGTAAATCTGGCGATTTCGCTGCACGCACCGACGGACGAGTTGCGCACGGCGATCATGCCGGTCAATCGCCGGTTTCCTCTGACAGAACTGATGGCGGCCTGCGAACGATACGCGGCTAGAACCAAACGCAAGATGTTTTTCGAGTACGTGATGCTGGAAGGCTACAACGACAGCGACGAAACCGCACGCGCGTTGGCGCGCCTGATGCGCGGCCACCTCTATCACGTCAATTTAATACCGTACAATTCTACGCCCGATGCGCCCTTCGCGGGGACTCCCGACGCACGCATTTGGGAATTTGCGGCGATTTTGCAAAAAGCCGGCGTTCCGGTGACCGTGCGTTATAACATGGGGCGCGATATCGCGGCGGCGTGCGGGCAACTTCGCGCGCGAACCCAGCCGCGTAGCGCAACTTCCGCCGCAGCATCGTGA
- a CDS encoding uracil-DNA glycosylase — translation MSEVERERKRAALAVQSAVAAACRRCTIGYERTHNVYGEGDPAARLMVVGEGPGETEDALGRPFVGAAGKLLDRMLAAIDLPRESVYICNTVKCRPTLPGPRGPKNRAPEPQEMVNCRPFLDEQIAIVAPTVILALGAPAAKSFLGNDFQITKMRGRWYPGPAGSALMVSFHPAYVLRQTGGQIDAVKRLVWDDLKAVRAKLDEPETAANGERQTPLFGD, via the coding sequence GTGAGCGAAGTCGAGCGCGAACGCAAGCGTGCGGCGCTGGCCGTGCAAAGCGCCGTCGCAGCGGCCTGCCGGCGCTGCACGATCGGCTACGAGCGCACCCACAACGTCTATGGCGAGGGCGATCCGGCGGCGCGCTTGATGGTCGTCGGAGAGGGTCCGGGCGAAACCGAAGACGCGCTCGGACGTCCGTTCGTAGGTGCGGCCGGAAAGTTACTCGACCGCATGCTGGCTGCGATCGATCTACCGCGAGAGAGCGTGTACATTTGCAACACCGTTAAGTGCCGGCCGACGCTGCCTGGCCCGCGGGGGCCAAAGAATCGCGCTCCGGAGCCGCAAGAGATGGTCAACTGCCGGCCGTTCTTAGACGAACAAATTGCGATCGTCGCGCCCACCGTCATCCTCGCGCTCGGCGCGCCGGCCGCAAAGTCGTTTCTCGGCAACGACTTTCAGATTACCAAGATGCGCGGGCGATGGTATCCGGGGCCCGCAGGATCGGCCTTGATGGTATCGTTTCATCCGGCTTACGTACTGCGCCAAACCGGCGGTCAGATCGATGCCGTGAAACGGCTCGTATGGGACGATTTGAAGGCCGTTCGTGCCAAGTTGGACGAGCCGGAGACGGCCGCGAACGGCGAGCGGCAAACGCCGCTGTTCGGCGACTAA
- a CDS encoding heavy metal-binding domain-containing protein, whose product MIAREDVVTLCDVDGFESVRVLGRVRAQASRPRNRLRSTFRSLGMLIGLAAGEFLSDAEHLRAEALEALRKEASGLGANAVLRVEFDVSEGSDGSCLVAVSGDAVRLDEAASEPQARPA is encoded by the coding sequence GTGATCGCCCGAGAGGACGTCGTGACGTTGTGCGACGTCGACGGCTTCGAGTCGGTGCGCGTGTTGGGACGGGTGCGTGCGCAGGCGTCTCGACCGCGCAACCGTTTGCGTTCGACGTTTCGCAGCCTCGGTATGCTGATCGGCTTAGCCGCCGGCGAATTTCTTAGCGACGCCGAACACCTGCGTGCAGAAGCGCTCGAAGCGTTGCGAAAAGAAGCCTCCGGGCTTGGTGCGAACGCCGTGTTGCGAGTAGAATTCGATGTTTCCGAAGGAAGCGATGGGTCGTGTTTAGTCGCGGTCAGCGGCGATGCCGTACGTTTGGACGAGGCAGCATCGGAACCACAGGCGCGCCCGGCGTGA
- a CDS encoding glycosyltransferase family 9 protein — MPETSPSVLVIRLDGIGDALALSPLLAALAASGVPADIVLRPENAEIFSRTAVRRVDVASWQLRSSQPEDDSAMHVLAAELASRGYTHALVATEDPSGYRLARAARISQRIGFENGWGKPFKTLWVRGAMTQTIYRPAGTDSRALHECQVLFELGRGLMAETSPTTSIERLRPLVLDENEPPDPRVAFQVTDKWERLGMPLDAVVAAFREAGRTESILAIASAREHDYVERFEQLSGAHVVRFERTAPWKAAIGRARAVIAPDSGALHVAGTAGTPVVAIFPDDRQFELQTARWRPWASPYRIVRAGAGWPEAATRSLGELLTGKR; from the coding sequence ATGCCGGAGACTTCACCCTCGGTGCTGGTCATCCGCCTCGACGGAATCGGTGACGCGCTCGCGCTCTCGCCGCTACTGGCGGCGCTGGCTGCGTCGGGCGTTCCGGCCGACATCGTGCTCCGGCCCGAGAACGCAGAAATCTTTTCGCGGACTGCCGTGCGCCGCGTTGATGTCGCCTCGTGGCAATTGCGCTCGTCGCAGCCTGAGGACGACTCGGCGATGCACGTGCTGGCCGCCGAACTCGCCTCGCGTGGTTACACGCACGCGCTCGTCGCTACCGAGGATCCGAGCGGATATCGCTTAGCACGTGCGGCTCGCATTTCGCAACGGATCGGTTTCGAAAACGGCTGGGGCAAACCGTTCAAAACGTTGTGGGTGCGCGGCGCCATGACGCAAACGATCTATCGTCCGGCGGGTACCGACTCGCGCGCTTTGCACGAATGCCAAGTGTTATTCGAACTCGGTCGCGGATTGATGGCGGAAACCTCGCCAACGACGAGTATCGAACGGCTTCGCCCGCTCGTTCTCGACGAAAACGAGCCGCCCGATCCACGCGTGGCGTTTCAGGTGACCGACAAGTGGGAGCGATTGGGCATGCCGCTCGATGCCGTCGTCGCAGCGTTCCGCGAAGCCGGCCGCACGGAATCGATCCTGGCGATTGCGTCGGCGCGCGAGCACGATTACGTCGAGCGTTTCGAACAACTCAGCGGTGCGCATGTCGTGCGCTTCGAGCGTACGGCGCCGTGGAAGGCGGCGATCGGCCGGGCGCGAGCGGTAATCGCGCCGGATTCGGGCGCGTTGCACGTCGCCGGGACGGCCGGCACGCCGGTTGTCGCGATTTTTCCGGATGACCGGCAGTTCGAGCTGCAGACGGCGCGATGGCGGCCGTGGGCATCCCCGTACCGCATCGTACGTGCCGGCGCGGGCTGGCCGGAAGCCGCCACGCGATCGTTAGGCGAGCTCCTCACCGGCAAGCGCTGA
- a CDS encoding DUF2079 domain-containing protein, giving the protein MRDRFVWIGTATYAALFTLLGAIKYGAHRNLVDFGLFSQTVASAFGCFCNPIEGSHWAFHFSPILYFPALGLLFFRSPMLLVALQAIAGALCAAPVYAIVLRRTDRRIARFAAVVVWLYPPLAGLTFGDFHENGFAPAAVLWTAYAFDAGYLALAAVCAAIVLMVKEDQAIFLGIAAAGSAFAYRHDPKRRTLAIATAILCALVLIAFFWLIQPHAAAVHAWQPNRFYAWTWGDATRLFGLDGLARLWFAIAILAPLAFVPLRSRVTWLAAAPLAEVLLSRMNTTFTLGTHYTGAWAGYLLVGFAAALGTMRDATARRALWWAVALAAVELVAANPMHPGINLRARQARDVALDAALANLPRYASVATQEEAYTHLALDDPLARLLPERSDIDAQACFVLVDRNFPDSARLQEYGDTLASLVRAGTYVPISFDAGIELYRRVSACR; this is encoded by the coding sequence GTGCGCGATCGCTTCGTCTGGATCGGCACCGCGACGTACGCCGCGCTGTTTACGTTGCTCGGCGCGATCAAGTACGGCGCCCATCGAAACCTCGTCGACTTCGGACTCTTCTCGCAAACGGTCGCCTCTGCGTTCGGATGCTTTTGCAACCCGATCGAAGGGAGTCATTGGGCGTTCCATTTTTCGCCGATCCTGTATTTTCCAGCGTTGGGGCTGCTGTTTTTTCGATCGCCGATGCTCCTCGTCGCGTTGCAGGCGATCGCCGGAGCGCTCTGCGCCGCGCCCGTCTATGCGATCGTCCTGCGGCGCACCGACCGCCGGATCGCGCGCTTTGCAGCGGTCGTCGTATGGTTGTATCCGCCACTGGCGGGTCTGACGTTCGGAGACTTTCACGAAAACGGCTTTGCGCCGGCCGCGGTGTTGTGGACTGCCTACGCCTTCGACGCCGGATATCTCGCGCTCGCGGCCGTTTGTGCGGCGATCGTGTTGATGGTCAAAGAAGATCAAGCGATTTTTCTCGGTATCGCGGCCGCCGGAAGTGCGTTTGCGTATCGTCACGATCCGAAAAGACGCACGCTGGCGATCGCGACTGCGATTCTCTGTGCGCTCGTTCTTATCGCGTTTTTCTGGCTCATCCAACCGCATGCTGCGGCCGTGCACGCATGGCAGCCCAATCGGTTTTACGCCTGGACGTGGGGCGACGCAACCCGGCTCTTTGGCCTCGACGGCTTGGCGCGTCTGTGGTTTGCGATCGCGATCCTCGCGCCGCTCGCGTTCGTGCCACTTCGTTCGCGCGTTACGTGGCTGGCCGCGGCACCGTTGGCAGAAGTGCTTTTGTCGCGAATGAACACGACGTTTACGCTCGGGACGCACTACACCGGCGCCTGGGCGGGATATCTATTGGTAGGTTTCGCTGCGGCGTTGGGCACAATGCGCGATGCAACCGCCCGTCGTGCGTTGTGGTGGGCTGTCGCGCTCGCGGCGGTCGAACTCGTCGCGGCCAATCCGATGCATCCCGGTATCAACCTTCGCGCGCGCCAGGCGCGCGACGTCGCGCTGGACGCCGCACTCGCAAATCTTCCGCGCTACGCAAGCGTCGCCACGCAGGAAGAGGCATATACGCACCTCGCGCTCGACGATCCGCTGGCGCGCTTACTTCCGGAACGCAGCGATATCGATGCCCAGGCATGCTTCGTGTTGGTCGATCGCAATTTTCCCGATTCCGCTCGTCTGCAAGAATATGGCGATACATTAGCGTCGCTCGTGCGCGCCGGCACCTACGTACCGATCTCGTTCGACGCAGGGATCGAACTGTATCGACGCGTCAGCGCTTGCCGGTGA
- a CDS encoding acyltransferase: MEAVTRPPKGSAARTYYPHVEGLRGVAAMYVFLYHAWQYGILHAGATLPGLLPFTLPWLQFGHFAVSVFIVISGYVLGLPVAQRLQSPFSPGRFAKRRIRRLMPAYVLALFLSIIPFCLMAILLGRHPNAKHIAVAVIAHLALIHNWILPLAEYLNGPMWSIALECQIYVFFALLLIPVWKRFGPWAQLAVALVIGLLPHFLFHGRFDYTIWWLMGLFGMGVVAAHITANKPARAPFWRLLALLAAALALVAITRSGEGTPDSNLWPADLIVGAAISLMFVTSDGEKLTWTARFLSLRPIVILGTFSYSLYLVHGPLVALVGAALQHINAGVTISAIAWGATIVLVPALAYCFYLIAERPFLSAGFREAIEKSPDHERLYVPDDGAVSTSQSTT, from the coding sequence ATGGAAGCCGTCACGCGTCCACCCAAGGGCTCGGCCGCTCGCACCTATTATCCGCACGTCGAAGGTCTGCGCGGCGTGGCCGCCATGTACGTTTTTCTGTATCACGCTTGGCAATACGGCATTTTGCACGCCGGCGCAACGCTGCCGGGCTTGCTGCCGTTCACGCTGCCGTGGCTGCAATTCGGTCACTTCGCGGTGTCGGTGTTCATCGTTATCTCGGGCTACGTTCTCGGTCTCCCCGTCGCGCAACGTCTGCAGTCGCCATTCAGCCCCGGTCGATTCGCCAAGCGGCGTATCCGCCGGCTCATGCCGGCCTATGTGCTCGCCTTGTTTTTATCGATCATTCCGTTCTGCTTAATGGCGATATTGCTCGGCAGGCATCCGAATGCTAAGCATATCGCCGTTGCAGTTATCGCACATCTCGCGCTGATTCATAACTGGATTTTGCCGCTTGCCGAATATCTGAACGGCCCGATGTGGAGCATCGCGCTGGAGTGTCAGATTTATGTGTTTTTTGCGCTATTGCTGATTCCGGTATGGAAACGCTTCGGTCCGTGGGCACAGCTCGCCGTCGCGCTCGTCATCGGCTTGTTACCGCATTTCCTCTTCCACGGACGATTCGATTACACGATATGGTGGCTGATGGGACTGTTCGGTATGGGCGTCGTCGCCGCGCACATCACGGCGAACAAACCCGCGAGAGCACCCTTTTGGCGATTGTTGGCGCTGCTGGCTGCAGCCCTCGCCCTGGTCGCGATCACGCGTTCGGGCGAGGGAACGCCCGACAGCAATCTCTGGCCGGCCGATCTGATCGTCGGTGCGGCGATTTCGCTCATGTTCGTCACCTCCGATGGAGAAAAGCTCACGTGGACGGCGCGTTTCTTATCGCTGCGACCGATCGTAATACTCGGCACATTTTCGTACAGTCTATACCTCGTTCACGGGCCGCTCGTCGCGCTCGTAGGGGCCGCCCTACAACACATCAACGCCGGCGTCACCATCAGCGCAATCGCGTGGGGCGCGACGATCGTTCTGGTCCCGGCCCTGGCGTATTGCTTCTACCTCATCGCCGAGCGGCCGTTTCTCTCGGCGGGTTTCCGAGAGGCGATCGAAAAATCGCCCGACCACGAACGCTTATACGTTCCCGACGACGGGGCGGTCAGTACTTCCCAAAGTACGACGTAA